One Pelobates fuscus isolate aPelFus1 chromosome 8, aPelFus1.pri, whole genome shotgun sequence genomic window carries:
- the SH3BP4 gene encoding SH3 domain-binding protein 4: MAAQKIRSANANGLPRCKSEGTLIDFSSGIPDPNLNEVKVLSPSSLLIDGPASLEHVKEVVAIKDYCPNNFTTLKFSKGEHLYVLDASGGDWWYAHNTTEMGYIPSSYVQPLNYRDSSLSDSGMIDGLLESVDEGVKELDLLGDWNDIHNQNSNKTYHNNPFLRPSISNPFLNGPLNAPKNEASDTRSSVDLLLFDPLVTLNTTSSEANTDIFIDLQPQAAHTEVMKEYAPVRRDNPFFRSKRSYSLSELSVLQAKSDSPATGSFFAGLKSPAPEQFQSREDFRTAWLNHRKLARSCHDLDMLGQNPGWGQTQPVETSIVCRLDSSGGAVQLPDTNISILVPESHVAPAETQQISLKALLDPPLELSNDKCTTVSPVLEIKLSNLEVQSPLTLEMKVSVDLPNTVTQNVVKINCLRSDVKEGPYTLVPQSYIYGDTVQVKLENLEPVMYMVMVAQGQHIVSPSTVWDYINKKVTVGLYGPKHIHPSFKAVVAIFGHDCAPKTLLVSEVGQQVCSSAPVTLQLWGKQQFVLPRPQDLKICLFSNMTNYRVDTDDQGKMVRGFQLKLGKVSRLIFPINCQDPAQLSDFTVRVQVRDELGNILSQFCVQTPQPPPKTGQKSTGPRRFLKKKEVGKIVLSPLAVTCKYPTFQTRPITNMKYGKLLKTVVRQSKNPYLLEYKKGDVVGLLSEEKIRLKGQLWTKEWYIGYYQGKVGLIHVKNVLVVGKVKPSYFSGNELTTSSLLEQILRPCKFLTYIYASVRTLLMENIGSWRAFADALGYGIRPLSYFCRVELESEPERVASVLEKLKEECNNNESKDRKSFQKELIGALLKIDCQGLVVRLIQDFVLLTTAVEVAQRWRELAEKLAKVSKQQMDGYEAPHRDRNGVLDSEAMWKPAYDFLLTWSAQIGDSYRDVIQELHNGLDKMRNPITKRWKHLTGTLILVNSLEILRAMAFSTHEEEDCII; the protein is encoded by the exons ATGGCAGCGCAGAAGATTCGGTCCGCCAATGCTAATGGCCTTCCACGCTGCAAGTCAGAGGGCACCCTGATTGATTTTAGTAGTGGAATTCCTGATCCTAATTTAAATGAAGTCAAAG TATTGTCGCCGAGCTCCCTGCTCATTGATGGCCCTGCATCCCTAGAGCATGTGAAAGAAGTGGTGGCTATCAAAGACTATTGTCCCAACAATTTCACCACTCTGAAGTTTTCCAAGGGAGAGCACCTATATGTATTGGATGCCTCGGGGGGTGATTGGTGGTATGCACACAATACCACAGAGATGGGATATATCCCTTCTTCTTATGTGCAGCCCCTTAACTACCGTGACTCCTCCCTCAGTGACAGTGGAATGATTGATGGATTGCTGGAGAGTGTAGATGAGGGTGTGAAGGAGCTGGATCTGCTTGGAGACTGGAATGATATTCACAACCAAAACTCTAAcaaaacttatcacaacaatcCCTTTCTGCGACCATCTATTTCTAACCCCTTTCTGAATGGACCATTGAATGCCCCCAAAAATGAAGCTTCTGATACCAGAAGTTCAGTAGATTTACTACTTTTTGATCCACTTGTTACTTTAAACACCACATCTTCGGAAGCTAACACTGATATATTTATAGATTTACAACCTCAAGCCGCACACACAGAAGTAATGAAAGAATATGCTCCTGTGAGGAGGGATAACCCATTCTTCCGGAGCAAGCGTTCTTACAGCCTCTCCGAGCTGTCTGTCCTCCAGGCCAAATCTGATAGTCCGGCCACGGGCAGTTTCTTTGCTGGCCTGAAATCTCCAGCGCCTGAGCAGTTCCAGAGCAGGGAGGACTTCCGTACTGCGTGGCTCAACCATCGCAAACTAGCCCGGTCCTGCCATGATCTGGACATGCTGGGTCAGAATCCTGGTTGGGGTCAGACACAGCCTGTGGAGACCAGCATTGTCTGCAGGCTGGACAGCTCGGGGGGTGCCGTGCAGCTGCCGGACACAAACATTAGTATCCTAGTACCCGAGAGTCATGTGGCTCCTGCGGAAACCCAACAGATCTCCCTTAAAGCATTGCTTGATCCACCTCTTGAGCTAAGTAATGACAAATGTACCACAGTCAGCCCTGTGTTGGAAATTAAGCTTAGTAACCTGGAAGTGCAGAGCCCCCTCACATTGGAAATGAAGGTATCAGTCGATTTGCCAAATACCGTGACACAGAATGTGGTAAAAATAAACTGCCTGAGGAGTGATGTTAAGGAAGGGCCCTACACTCTAGTGCCACAGTCATACATATATGGGGACACAGTCCAAGTGAAGTTAGAAAACCTGGAACCGGTTATGTACATGGTTATGGTAGCTCAAGGACAGCacattgtttctccatccactgTGTGGGACTATATTAACAAAAAGGTCACTGTGGGACTTTATGGCCCCAAACACATACATCCTTCATTTAAAGCTGTAGTGGCAATATTTGGTCATGACTGTGCCCCAAAAACGCTCCTAGTCAGTGAGGTAGGTCAGCAAGTATGTTCTTCTGCTCCAGTGACCCTGCAGCTATGGGGGAAGCAGCAGTTTGTTCTCCCCAGACCTCAGGATTTGAAAATTTGCCTTTTCTCCAACATGACAAACTACAGAGTCGATACTGACGACCAAGGGAAAATGGTACGTGGGTTCCAACTTAAATTGGGCAAGGTGAGCCGGCTTATTTTCCCCATCAATTGCCAAGATCCAGCACAGTTATCAGACTTTACTGTCAGAGTGCAAGTTAGAGACGAGTTGGGGAACATCTTGTCTCAGTTCTGTGTGCAAACTCCTCAACCACCTCCAAAAACTGGGCAAAAATCCACAGGGCCTAGAAGGTTCCTTAAGAAAAAAGAGGTTGGCAAGATTGTACTCTCTCCACTTGCAGTCACTTGCAAGTATCCAACCTTCCAGACACGCCCAATAACCAACATGAAATATGGAAAACTCTTGAAAACTGTGGTGAGGCAAAGCAAAAATCCGTACCTGCTGGAGTATAAGAAAGGGGATGTGGTGGGTCTCCTAAGTGAGGAGAAGATCAGGCTAAAGGGGCAACTGTGGACCAAGGAGTGGTACATTGGATATTACCAGGGTAAGGTGGGCCTGATACATGTAAAGAATGTTCTTGTCGTTGGTAAGGTAAAGCCAAGTTACTTCTCTGGAAATGAACTGACAACAAGCTCTCTGCTGGAGCAGATTCTACGCCCCTGCAAGTTCTTAACCTACATTTATGCCTCTGTGAGAACCCTCCTTATGGAAAACATTGGCAGCTGGCGTGCCTTTGCAGATGCTCTGGGTTACGGAATCCGTCCATTATCTTATTTTTGCCGGGTGGAGCTAGAGAGCGAGCCAGAAAGGGTGGCATCTGTACTGGAAAAACTGAAAGAGGAGTGTAATAATAATGAAAGCAAAGATCGGAAGTCATTCCAGAAAGAATTAATTGGG gcCTTGCTGAAAATAGACTGCCAAGGTCTAGTGGTACGTCTCATTCAGGATTTTGTTCTACTTACTACGGCGGTGGAAGTTGCTCAAAGGTGGAGGGAACTAGCTGAGAAGCTTGCAAAGGTGTCCAAACAACAAATGGATGGCTATGAAGCCCCACATAGAGACCGAAATGGGGTGCTGGATAGTGAG GCCATGTGGAAGCCAGCGTATGACTTTCTCTTGACTTGGAGCGCCCAAATAGGGGACAGTTACCGGGATGTGATTCAAGAGCTGCATAATGGGCTGGACAAAATGCGCAATCCGATCACTAAGCGATGGAAACATCTCACTGGAACTCTAATCCTTGTGAATTCCTTGGAAATTCTTCGAGCCATGGCATTTAGCACACACGAAGAGGAGGATTGCATCATTTGA